The DNA window GCATTAGAAGCCGCAGTGAAGCAAGGAGACTATAGCGTGATGAAGCAGCTTCTTGATGTGCTTTCGAGACCCTATGCCCACTCCCCCGAACAGGCTGATTACTCCACACTGCCTGCGCCATCAACCTGCCCTTACCAAACATATTGCGGTACCTGATATAGAAGCATTGAATAAGTGCCAAGTACGACGTTTAAACGGTTACTAAGTGGCAAGTACTACCGTATGCTAACTGGAACACACCATCCACGTGGAGTGCCTTGCGTTGGTGGTTACATAATTGATATAATTATTAAGTTCCTAAACAAGAGATAAAGATGATAATTGGATTATCTTTAACTAGGTAAGATTATAGATTTAACTTAGCTATTGTTATGTTATTATAGTAATTGGCACATATTTATAATATGATAGCTATAACACACCATCCATTGTGAGGCCGTAGCGTTGGTGGTTAGGGAATAATTGAATCAAGGGAGCAATTTGATATATGAATTTTTATTTCGCACCTATGGAGGGTTTGACAGGGTACATTTATAGAAATGCCCATAATGTTTTTTTCAATAATATAGATAAGTATTTTTCTCCTTTTATTGTTCCAAATCAAAGTAAAAGTTTTAAAACTAAAGAATTAAATGATGTTTTGCCTGAAAATAATCAGGGGCTAGTTTTGATTCCACAATTACTGACCAATAATGCAAAAGATTTTATGCATACTTCAAAGAAAATTAAGCATCTGGGATATAATGAGATAAATTTAAATTTGGGATGTCCCTCCGGTACCGTAGTTTCAAAAAATAGAGGGGCTGGATTTCTTGCAAAAAAAGAAGAGCTTGATGTATTTTTAGAAGAAATTTTTTCTCAATCCATAACTAAAATCTCAATCAAAACCAGAATAGGCAAAGAACAGCCTGAAGAATTTTATGATTTAATACAGATATTTAACAAATACCCAATAGAAGAGCTTATCATTCACCCTAGGATTCAAAAAGATTTTTATAAAAATAAGCCTAATCTAGGAATTTTTAATGAAGCCTTGGTGATGAGTAAAAATCCTGTTTGCTATAATGGTGATATTTTTACAGTCAAAGATTGCAAGGAGTTTTCCGCTGATTTCCCTGGCGTAGATAAGCTAATGCTAGGCAGGGGGTTAATTGCCAATCCTGGATTGATAGGTGATATCAAAAACAATACTAAACTCGAAAAAGATTTACTGAAAGAGTTCCATGACAAAGTATATAGCGACTATAAAAGCATACTTTTCGGAGATCGGAATGTCTTGTTTAAAATGAAGGATCTATGGTTTTATATGATTTTGCTGTTTTCTAACAATGCAAAATATGCAAAGAGAATTAAGAAGTCAGAAAGATTATCTGATTATGACGAAGCTGTATCTAGCTTATTCAAGGAACAGGACGTTGTAGAAAACTACGAAAACAATCTTTTTAAAGTTCAGTAGGTTCATAGGAGGAATACATGGCTTGGAGTAAAGAGAAGCAGCTTCTGGAGAGCTTCCTTTGTCCTGCATTATATGGCAGAGTGGAGTACCTTGCAACCAGCTACCGTTATTTACCTGATAAAGCTGGACGGTGTTATATTACGGCAGATAAAAAGTACGTATTCAATATGAGTGATGAAACTACCTTGATCAGGTGGTATCAGACAGAGCAGGAAATAAAGAATAATCCGGATATTCTAGTTCCTATCAATAATGAAGAAATTGAAGCTATCAGAAAAGATATCAAGGGGACAGTCCCGGAGGATCGCCTAATAGTCATTGCAAGAAATAGAAAAATATCAGAACATGCAAAGGAGCTGTTGTCAGCACAGTCAGTATTAAGCAAATCGGATTTTAACGTTGTTGCCAACAAGTTTTTATCTATTTCTATAGAGGAAAGTTTAGAGAGCAATGATATCTTATTGAATGTGTTGGCTTTGGTGGACAGACGAGTCGGGAAAAAGAGGCTCTTGAACATGGCTGAGATGATGAAGCTAAAGCACCCGATTGTGCAGTATTTTTATACACTACGCCTTAGTACGCTATAATAACGGGTCTGCTTACTTATTGCTTGACCTTTGGAGCAGGACAACGGCAAGTCAGGATGAAATATTTGTCATATGCTAACCAGAACACGCCATCCATATGGAGTGTGTAGGGAGTAAAATATAAACTGAACCCCGCTACAGAGTTAAACTCAGTGGAGGGGTTTTGTTGTATAATTAAATTAGGTTCTGTATTAAATGTATTTTATGAGTAAATTAATCTTAATTAAGCATATCTGATTAAAAGTATTGAAATGAGGTAGTGAAGTGGACAACATCATTATTAAGGGTGCTAAAGAAGGAAATTTGAAGGATATCTCATTTGAGATACCTAGAAACAAACTTGTTGTTTTTACTGGTCTATCTGGCTCCGGAAAATCCACATTGGCTATTGACGTTATTTTTCAAGAATGTCAAAGACAGTATTTAGAGGCAATGGGACTTCAGGGGATTAATAAGCCTAAAATTGATTTTATTCGCAACTTGTCACCGGCAATCCTGATTACACAAAATGAGTATAGTAAAAACCCACGTTCATCCGTTGGCACAGTCACTGACATTTATACGGATCTTAGGATGATTTATGAAAAACTGAGTAAAAGAGTTTGTCCCAATTGCAGCAGGGAAATAATATCTTCGGAATGTAAAGAAGAAGTTGAGAAGTCAGAAGGTGATTTTAAAGTTTATATGTACTGCAAGCATTGCAATCATAGAATGGAAAAGATTACACGAACACACTTTTCTTACAATACCAGGGAGGGCGCCTGCAAGACATGTCAAGGGTTAGGAAAGGTCTTAAAGATAAACGAGAATAGTGTAATACACGAACATTTATCATTGGAAGCTGGAGCAATCGACTTTTGGGAACAAAAATATAAGGATTATCAAATCTCTTCACTATACAATGCTTTCAAGTATTATGGTATTCCAATTAAACCGGATACTCCAATATTAGGTTTTAACAAAGGCCAAAAATCAATACTTCTTTATGGTGTTGAAAGCGACGAAGTTAAGAAAGTATTTCCGGGTATTGTTCCTCCTAAAACAGTAGCAGCGGGCAGATTTGAAGGTATATTCCCTGTCCTTTGGAGGAGATTATCAGAAAAAGATGGTGAATCAAAGCAGCTGGATACTTATTTTGACTCTGATATTTGTGAGGATTGCAAGGGGGAAAGATTAAATGAGTTAAGCCGCAGTGTAACCGTACTGGACACTAGACTGACCGAATTGGTTTTTTTATCCTTAGAGGAGTTATATCAGTGGGTACTAAGGCTTGAAGACTTTGTCAGCGGTCCAACTGAACTTATGGTAGAACCATATTTGTTGGATTTGAAAACAAAGATTCAAAGAATCGTTAATGTTGGACTTGGTTATCTTTCTCTCGACAGGCAGACCATGACTTTGTCCGGCGGTGAAGCGCAAAGAATAAAACTAGCCGCAACTTTAGATTGTACTCTAACAGGGATTATCTACATAATGGATGAACCAACAATCGGTCTTCATCCAAAAGATACTACTGGAATTATAAATATACTAAAAGAATTAAGAGATATGGGAAACACGGTTATAGTCATTGAACATGACATAGATGTTATGCAAGAGGCTGACTATATTGTAGATATTGGTCCCGGTTCCGGCAAATATGGCGGAGAAATTATTGGGAAAGGGTCTTTAGAAGAACTTAAGAGACAAGA is part of the Clostridia bacterium genome and encodes:
- a CDS encoding tRNA-dihydrouridine synthase family protein; its protein translation is MNFYFAPMEGLTGYIYRNAHNVFFNNIDKYFSPFIVPNQSKSFKTKELNDVLPENNQGLVLIPQLLTNNAKDFMHTSKKIKHLGYNEINLNLGCPSGTVVSKNRGAGFLAKKEELDVFLEEIFSQSITKISIKTRIGKEQPEEFYDLIQIFNKYPIEELIIHPRIQKDFYKNKPNLGIFNEALVMSKNPVCYNGDIFTVKDCKEFSADFPGVDKLMLGRGLIANPGLIGDIKNNTKLEKDLLKEFHDKVYSDYKSILFGDRNVLFKMKDLWFYMILLFSNNAKYAKRIKKSERLSDYDEAVSSLFKEQDVVENYENNLFKVQ
- a CDS encoding excinuclease ABC subunit UvrA, with amino-acid sequence MDNIIIKGAKEGNLKDISFEIPRNKLVVFTGLSGSGKSTLAIDVIFQECQRQYLEAMGLQGINKPKIDFIRNLSPAILITQNEYSKNPRSSVGTVTDIYTDLRMIYEKLSKRVCPNCSREIISSECKEEVEKSEGDFKVYMYCKHCNHRMEKITRTHFSYNTREGACKTCQGLGKVLKINENSVIHEHLSLEAGAIDFWEQKYKDYQISSLYNAFKYYGIPIKPDTPILGFNKGQKSILLYGVESDEVKKVFPGIVPPKTVAAGRFEGIFPVLWRRLSEKDGESKQLDTYFDSDICEDCKGERLNELSRSVTVLDTRLTELVFLSLEELYQWVLRLEDFVSGPTELMVEPYLLDLKTKIQRIVNVGLGYLSLDRQTMTLSGGEAQRIKLAATLDCTLTGIIYIMDEPTIGLHPKDTTGIINILKELRDMGNTVIVIEHDIDVMQEADYIVDIGPGSGKYGGEIIGKGSLEELKRQDNSVTGSYLKRIIQNRKEFRKGTGDIIEVKNANLYNLKSINVGFPVGCLISVTGVSGSGKSTLVFEVLAKPSLKNQTDCNKVSGTEGFDRIITVEQSPLTRMKRSNVATNSGVYSEIRKIFGELMDAKDKGLTIKHFSFNTSGGRCENCEGLGYVTSSMLFFKDIEVPCPICSGNQFNDEVLSVKYKGYSIKDILGMSVEDTLDIFNNHPKILKILRLLVDVGLGYLELGQTLTTLSGGEGQRLKLAKELINNEGKNNLYLIDEPTAGLHPIDVENFLVLLDRIVDSGSTVIVVEHNQQVIKASDWIIDLGPEGGVNGGKVIAVGTPDKIIHNKNSVTGKFL